Proteins co-encoded in one Stomoxys calcitrans chromosome 5, idStoCalc2.1, whole genome shotgun sequence genomic window:
- the LOC106081256 gene encoding LOW QUALITY PROTEIN: uncharacterized protein LOC106081256 (The sequence of the model RefSeq protein was modified relative to this genomic sequence to represent the inferred CDS: deleted 2 bases in 1 codon), translating to MSAPTVFITVPKYVAITPIPATGAVLHKIKPAPPQNNVPIMNAALSTCTASSDSDSNASVTLPAKGKKRRLDHLSWEEKIQRKKLKNRVAAQTSRDRKKARMEEMESEIKDLTARTEILVNKCESLQVINDSLLEKNQKLDMEVEILRQQLQELQNQRQQQQQQQPMHSTCAGCESLLNGSAVSNLTDPLPQGSKPKDSQSTQELNVLKLRQELKKSTTVSSLWRVIALCLLYKICCYPTSKSMGALNDAEFDAGKLEELAESLLADITAELEAGDRASNETSAEIAGGTERLFGSVVGPTAECLESSQHTSENGSSLINITTPANKQINTETHEQLNALPMPELKLENRLEKETCKSNKNNVTIMDISKSPIAALTALDSKDTSIELVTTTTTEITPDTVYGTYDAKTNSITVVMDDVAVPVNEVVEEIYWDGERASSADDMIFSSSSSPSGIASPSQVFLNVTTCSDNEQTLEGDYDDDDDDDDFKFDPIAKFLCPKRPLVSPLAKSPAPSFHSATSDHGYESILGSPPSHFEPLCDDLTNGFNDWPPDFNELFPTLI from the exons ATGTCTGCGCCTACAGTTTTTATCACTGTGCCCAAGTATGTGGCTATAACACCCATACCAGCCACTGGGGCAGTACTGCATAAAATTAAACCCGCTCCTCCTCAAAACAATGTGCCGATTATGAATGCAGCTCTATCAACTTGCACGGCTAGCAGTGATTCGGACAGCAATGCCAGTGTAACTCTTCCTGCAAAGGGCAAAAAGAGGCGTCTGGATCACTTGTCGTGGGAGGAGAAAATACAAAGAAA aaaattaaagAATCGCGTTGCTGCTCAAACTTCACGCGATCGTAAAAAGGCCCGCATGGAAGAAATGGAAAGCGAAATCAAAGATTTAACTGCTCGCACTGAAATTCTGGTTAACAAATGTGAAAGCTTGCAGGTCATCAATGATTCTCTTTTGGAGAAGAATCAAAAACTTGATATGGAAGTCGAAATACTTAGACAACAATTGCAAGAACTGCAAAACCAacggcagcaacagcaacaacagcagccaaTGCATAGCACTTGTGCCGGCTGTGAGTCCTTACTCAACGGATCTGCAGTATCCAATCTTACTGACCCTCTGCCGCAGGGCTCAAAACCCAAGGACTCTCAGTCGACACAAGAGTTAAACGTGTTGAAGCTGAGGCAAGAGTTGAAAAAGAGCACGACCGTGTCGTCCCTATGGCGAGTAATAGCTCTTTGCCTTCTTTACAAGATATGCTGTTACCCGACATCGAAATCGATG GGAGCGCTCAATGATGCAGAATTTGATGCCGGCAAGCTGGAAGAACTTGCCGAAAGCCTCCTTGCCGATATCACAGCAGAGCTGGAAGCTGGCGATCGAGCGAGCAATGAAACTTCTGCCGAAATTGCAGGCGGAACAGAGCGATTGTTTGGATCAGTGGTGGGGCCCACAGCAGAGTGCTTGGAATCCAGCCAACATACAAGCGAAAATGGCAGTAGCCTAATAAACATAACGACGcctgcaaacaaacaaataaacaccgAAACACATGAACAACTCAATGCTCTGCCAATGCCTGAGCTAAAATTAGAGAATAGATTAGAAAAGGAAACCTGTAAAAGTAACAAAAATAATGTCACAATTATGGATATTTCAAAATCTCCTATTGCTGCATTAACAGCCTTAGATTCTAAAGACACTAGCATAGAATTggtaacaactacaacaactgaAATAACACCAGACACTGTTTATGGCACCTACGATGCTAAAACAAATTCCATAACTGTGGTTATGGATGATGTAGCTGTACCTGTCAACGAAGTTGTGGAAGAAATCTACTGGGACGGCGAACGTGCTTCATCAGCAGACGATATGAtattttcatcatcatcatcgccttCGGGTATTGCATCACCCTCTCAAGTGTTTCTCAATGTAACCACCTGCAGCGATAACGAACAAACATTAGAGGGCgactatgatgatgatgatgatgatgacgattttAAATTTGATCCCATTGCCAAATTTTTGTGTCCCAAGAGACCTTTGGTGTCACCTTTGGCTAAATCACCTGCACCTTCGTTCCATTCCGCCACTTCCGATCACGGTTATGAGTCCATACTGGGTTCTCCACCTTCGCACTTTGAACCCTTGTGCGATGACCTAACAAATGGTTTTAATGATTGGCCACCAGATTTCAATGAATTATTTCCCACTTTAATTTAG
- the LOC106081247 gene encoding lamin-B receptor, whose amino-acid sequence MDKPRRITRGSTAVTEKVGATSTRTRTAIPLSTTTSTSSSVGGRRTTAASTEALTEITSGTKRRTSPSRRASPSRRTRTSPVRRSSRPRSTIPTVTVIPIQVAPRSKVPTKIEEVETNVSQTNLPQTLTTNTASRAPNRVAKTSSVQSSYSSTTTHTVEIRTSSGEQLSDIHKLSEYIRRSVSKTLSLARGGSEAREGSFTPSQRTDGESRYSRSVSRSVYDGEGGRYSKAEFSDAETNDHEEDEAEGYIEDEENFKSFSANNAAKASTSICRKLPIPTEFGGWLGATLLMITIPLAVYYLQWCCSAAKCEFKVPNFQAILDSGSWIPVMFDMEAVGVFIAYNVGIFILSALLFGRGVRLPGSLEYKFNALPITALLTTMYGVAIYYLEYPVADFIIRNYQRFGVYSLLNAFVLALWAYYRSDVLKQRESQCNIYGKSGNFCIDYALGRQLNPKWLGLVDFKLVFYRVSLISTYLFAVSLLYKNVQTPWVPDEVEGISKLSYFFAHLKYDTTCLLCSAMLLFYVLDSIVFEHHLASSFELQGEGFGCLLLLRYAATPLLLTSVCRYFWEHRTPLICKFAIYVPVLLLLLGLALKRFSNAIKYKYRVQPNHPHFLNIETIHTFQGRRLLLGSVWGRLRQPNYLGDILCLIALGLPLAMRFAWPPFVSLVAIVALLVHRCFRVNARNSARYHSSWVRYRSIARNYLIPKIF is encoded by the exons ATGGATAAGCCTCGTCGAATTACACGAGGTAGTACAGCAGTGACAGAAAAAGTAGGTGCTACGTCTACTAGAACAAGAACCGCAATACCGCTATCAACCACAACATCTACGTCCTCCTCAGTGGGAGGCCGTCGAACTACAGCTGCCAGCACTGAGGCTTTAACTGAAATAACGAGTGGAACCAAAAGACGTACATCACCCTCAAGGCGTGCATCACCCTCGAGACGTACGCGGACATCCCCGGTACGTCGATCTTCAAGGCCTCGTTCTACAATACCCACTGTAACAGTGATACCAATACAAGTAGCTCCTAGATCAAAAGTGCCAACAAAAATTGAAGAAGTGGAG ACAAACGTTTCCCAAACAAATTTACCACAAACTCTCACTACCAATACTGCTTCGCGTGCTCCTAATCGGGTGGCAAAAACATCATCTGTCCAGAGCTCTTATAGTTCGACCACAACACACACTGTTGAGATACGAACCTCCAGTGGCGAACAGTTATCTGACATACACAAACTTTCAGAGTACATACGCCGCTCAGTTTCAAAAACCCTATCCCTGGCAAGAGGTGGTTCAGAAGCACGTGAGGGTTCGTTCACCCCCAGCCAACGTACTGATGGAGAAAGTCGCTATAGCCGCTCGGTGTCTCGTTCTGTGTATGATGGCGAAGGTGGTCGCTACTCAAAGGCAGAATTTTCGGATGCCGAAACCAATGACCACGAGGAAGATGAGGCAGAGGGCTATATAGAAGATGAGGAGAACTTTAAAAGTTTCAGTGCCAATAATGCCGCTAAAGCATCAACGTCCATATGTCGAAAATTGCCAATTCCCACTGAATTTGGGGGATGGCTTGGTGCCACACTCTTAATGATTACCATACCCCTTGCGGTGTACTACCTTCAGTGGTGTTGCTCAGCTGCCAAGTGTGAATTCAAAGTACCTAACTTCCAAGCCATATTGGACAGTGGTAGCTGGATTCCAGTAATGTTTGACATGGAAGCAGTTGGTGTTTTCATTGCTTACAATGTGGGTATATTCATACTATCCGCCCTTCTTTTTGGACGCGGTGTGCGCTTGCCAGGTTCACTGGAATATAAATTCAATGCATTACCCATAACTGCTTTATTGACTACTATGTATGGTGTGGCCATATATTATCTCGAATACCCGGTGGCTGATTTCATAATTAGAAATTATCAACGCTTTGGCGTTTATAGCCTGCTGAATGCTTTTGTATTGGCTCTTTGGGCTTATTACCGTTCCGATGTACTCAAGCAACGAGAGTCCCAGTGCAACATTTATGGCAAATCGGGCAACTTTTGCATTGACTATGCCTTGGGAAGGCAACTTAATCCGAAATGGTTGGGTCTGGTGGATTTCAAATTGGTGTTTTATCGTGTTTCTCTTATAAGCACATACCTCTTTGCTGTTTCTTTGCTGTACAAGAATGTTCAAACACCCTGGGTGCCCGACGAGGTGGAAGGCATTAGCAAGCTTTCATATTTCTTTGCCCATCTGAAGTATGATACCACATGCTTATTGTGCTCCGCTATGCTTCTTTTCTACGTTTTGGATTCCATTGTTTTTGAACATCATTTGGCTTCATCCTTTGAATTGCAGGGTGAGGGATTTGGCTGTTTGTTGCTATTGCGCTACGCGGCCACGCCTTTGCTTTTGACCTCAGTGTGCCGTTACTTCTGGGAACATCGTACACCTTTAATATGCAAATTCGCCATATATGTGCCTgtattgctgctgctgttagGTCTGGCTTTGAAACGTTTCAGTAATGCCATCAAATACAAATATCGTGTACAACCCAATCATCCGCATTTCCTAAACATAGAGACCATACACACTTTCCAGGGCAGACGTTTATTGCTGGGCTCTGTATGGGGACGTTTGCGTCAACCCAACTACTTGGGCGACATTTTATGCCTAATTGCCCTGGGTCTTCCCTTGGCGATGCGTTTTGCTTGGCCTCCATTTGTAAGTTTAGTGGCGATTGTGGCCTTATTGGTACATCGTTGTTTCCGTGTAAATGCCCGCAATTCGGCGCGTTATCATTCATCATGGGTGCGTTATCGCAGTATAGCACGTAACTATTTAATacctaaaatattttaa
- the LOC106081248 gene encoding transport and Golgi organization protein 11 has product MVTPQSPTRMFNGLDEDIYSEYAHEINDKMRVPKRIKATGEYSDEDRLLSNQNGMMNSWNYHDKIDMNVPDRIVVLGHNEHLETRSAPREIQLENAILPKNTSGFVRVQTPPRTITLTEHHFPTASEESSPKKLLNGDDLDEDFEDDVERPPPYVRANGVSHALMGFHPNDSNSVESDSQMTTGGASKRSQALMYNANDTSIMNNREGTPIGDLTPHEEILYLRRQLAKLNRRVLNIEINNEQRLQREKIVYCLGLAYFVLKAIMWINRN; this is encoded by the exons ATGGTTACACCTCAATCGCCCACTCGCATGTTTAATGGCCTGGATGAAGACATTTATAGCGAGTATGCCCATGAAATAAACGATAAAATGCGGGTGCCCAAACGCATCAAAGCCACAGGAGAATATTCGGACGAAGATCGTTTGTTATCCAATCAAAATGGTATGATGAATTCCTGGAATTATCATGACAAAATTGACATGAATGTACCGGATCGTATTGTGGTGTTGGGACACAATGAACATCTCGAAACAAGATCGGCGCCCCGTGAAATTCAATTGGAAAATGCCATTTTACCCAAGAACACATCAGGTTTTGTGAGGGTTCAAACTCCACCACGCACAATCACTTTAACTGAACATCACTTTCCCACGGCCTCAGAGGAAAGTTCGCCAAAGAAGCTATTAAATGGAGATGATTTGGATGAAGATTTCGAAGACGACGTTGAACGTCCACCGCCATATGTGAGGGCAAACGGTGTTTCGCAtgctttaatgggttttcatccgAATGATTCAAATTCCGTGGAATCCGACTCTCAG aTGACAACCGGTGGTGCTAGTAAACGTTCGCAAGCATTGATGTACAATGCAAACGATACTTCCATCATGAATAATCGCGAAGGTACCCCCATCGGTGATTTGACACCGCACGAAGAAATTCTCTATTTAAGGCGTCAGTTAGCCAAACTAAATCGTCGTGTTTTAAACATTGAAATAaacaacgaacaacgcttgcaaagaGAAAAGATTGTCTATTGCCTGGGACTGGCTTATTTCGTACTTAAGGCCATTATGTGGATAAATCGTAATTAA
- the LOC106081240 gene encoding high mobility group protein D: protein MTEKPKRPLSAYFIWLSSAREQIKRENPGIKVTEIAKKGGEIWRAMKDKSEWEAKAVKAKEDYETAVRQFEANGGSTANGAGKKRGKAGKQPAKRSKKADSEEEDESE, encoded by the exons ATGACTGAGAAACCAAAACGTCCTCTCTCTGCCTACTTCATCTGGCTTAGTTCAGCCCGCGAACAGATCAAACGTGAAAATCCCGGCATTAAAGTAACAGAAATCGCCAAAAAGGGTGGTGAAATATGGCGTGCAATGAAAGACAAATCT GAGTGGGAAGCTAAAGCTGttaaggctaaggaagattatgAAACTGCAGTGAGACAATTTGAAGCAAATGGTGGCTCAACAGCGAATGGTGCCGGCAAGAAACGCGGAAAGGCAGGCAAACAACCGGCGAAAAGAAGCAAGAAGGCAGATTCAGAAGAGGAGGATGAAAGCGAATAA